The Prinia subflava isolate CZ2003 ecotype Zambia chromosome 6, Cam_Psub_1.2, whole genome shotgun sequence genome contains the following window.
CACTTATAAAAATTCTGGGTGAGAAAACATATATGTGACACAACACTTACTTACAAAAAACATCTTTATTGACAAACTGGGTTACAGTCAACCCAGTACTGTCAACCCACGGCTACTGTCAGGAGAGAGGTGAGTTCATGTTGACCTCTCATGTCAGCTCATTGTTTCAAGTCAGCTTCTGAGCACACTGGCTTGTAGACAGGAGTTACTTTGGCTGCCACAGATGTCATGTGTGGCATGGATGGCAGTCCATCTGTGTCAACAGTGGGAAGTTCTTTTTCTCAACTAGCACCAAATTTGAGGTCTGCAGCAAGAGATGGGAATGGTTGATACTCTCTATGGAAAGCGCCTGTCCTTTCTTTCTAGCTAATGAATTACTTGAAGCCAAAAGGGGTCTCTAAAGCTCTcaatgtttaaattttttcttaTAAGTCTCAGCAAGCAAAGAATCAACAATGTGTTTTCACAGTTTTTTCACAGGTGAGGCATCTCTCCCAGGCTGAGTTCTTTGACTATAGTCAAGGCTAACACTCGATTTTTACACCTCATTTCTGAACTCAGCAATTAGCACTTCTGTGGGCACTGCTGTACAGTAGCTCCTCAGCTCCCACAATAGCCTGTCAGGGAGAGGATCTGGTGGCTTGGGGTTGTAGCAGCACATACAGACCTCATTTCAATGCAACCACTTCTGTGTAGGTCAACCCTCTCTGTATGTGAgatacctgtgaaatacacctgAGCAGGCAGCTGTGATTTGTGGGCCCTTTTAATCCCATAGGTGTCTAATGGCCCCAGTATGGATGCAGCTACCTGGGTGTGAACTTGACTCTGTTGATGTCACCAATTTTGTTTCCTCCACGCCTGTTATTGCCTTCACCCAATGGTATTTTGCCAGGCTGGTAGCTGTTCCTGTGGCAAAACCTTCCAGCCTAGACAAGCCCTCAAAGCTTGAagtctttcatttcttttgagGCAGTTACACAACAGCCCCCAAGCTCCCTGCCACATGCTGGTTTTTCACAAAGTTGGCACTGGGGATGTGAGCCAAGTATCACAAACCTGTGAAGCAGATGAGTGCGTGTTAGTCAGCGAATGACAGAGGACATCAGCCTGGAAGTTTCAAACTGCACCAGGCTAGAGCTTGACTTTGCTAATGCTTTCTACTTTCTACTTCCTACTCCTACTTTTATCCTAAGATCAGATAACAAGTAGCAGTTTTTCTTTGTAACAATTCATTAATCAGAGAAATGATCCTTGCTGGTGTTTAGATGTTTTACTTAATTTGGTAATTCTGGCCTGCTGCCCCAGTAGTgccaaaattattatttctcaCCCAGCAGGTGATAAATAACAACTTCAGTCATGATTAATACCATGAATTTCTCAACCTGACTAATGCAAAAAACTTCAAACCTGCAGAACAAGTGGGTGCTAATTGTTGTGAGAGCCATTGGAGCTGCACTCTGCTTATAAAGAAAGAAAGCCACAGGAAATGAAGTGTTTTCTAGCAGCAGAGCTGATCCTAAGAGGCATCATTaagtgcagctcagcagcattCTCCATGTGTAGGGCTATGCTAGcctctttttttccacaagaCTGAGCTCTAAGTACATTTGAGAGGCAGGAGATTGCCAGGttattttgctttccctggggaggaaaaggagaaataaaacaaaaggcagagaaCACAGCAGTTTAATATCTCATTAACACCACTCAATACTAAAATTTTTATAACTGATATGTGAAAAGTGATAGATCCTAGCAAAAGCTGCTCTGACCAAAGCCCCTTCACATGTCTCCCTTGAAATCTCATCACATTATAAAAGGCAGCATCAAGAGACTACCTAGGCAAGGAGAACTTGCTTCAGAGAGGGACAGGAAACCAGATCAGGAAGGACTGTCAGGGGGAAACAAGGATCCTATACTATAACTTAGCCTGTGGCTGAGATCCTGGCCACTTTCAAATCACCAGCTGGTTTGCTACAGCCTGTGGTGGAGCAGGGTGGTTGCTCCTTTTCCAGGGCTGTACTTAGAgtggcacagggcacacaggaTCCACCATCTAGCTGTGTGTACAGTGCTGCACTGGTCAGGCAAACAAGACCTTCACACCTGGAACTGGCACCATGCATATTTCTGATAGGAGCAGACACCCAAATCCAGCAAGGATATAGACAGGTAACTGTGCTGAGGGGGTCTGTGCTGAGCAAGAGGAGTCCATTCCACAATCCCAAAGAAGAATCTTAGGAATGGAGAAGCAGTGCTGTTTTCACCAGGACTTTCCCAATTGTTTTAGCTCCACCAGGTGAAGAAAGTATCTGCTACTTTCCAACCTGAGCACCTGCCTGTGAAGCTAATTACTTGTGGAATGAAAAGACTGTGAGAAGCAAACCACAATGGTCAAGTGATTTGTACTCAGACTCACTTATGTCTATTCACTTGTAGCTCTGAGAGCTTTTGTGACTTCGTGTGCTGTTTTGGTTGGGTAACTCCTGCACTTCCTGGTGGGGCATATTCAGAAAGTGGATAATCCACGGTACAGTTGcttgacatttttttctgttagaaaCCTAAATTTTATCTTAATTTGGGGAAACTTTAGAAGTTCCAGCTGTCTCTCTTCACTCAAAATAGCCTGTAGGAACTTCGTATTTTTGAGCCTAAaaagctaggaaaaaaacccatcatcCCCACTGTCCTGCTGTGTGAAACACACCATAGGCCTTCCTGGCCTGATTCCTGTCTCtggtgcagcagctgtgcttcAGTCATGGGAGATCTTCTAGAAACACCACAGGTCAAGAGTACAATTCTCACAGACTGCACATGCACAGCCTTGTCTACTAGAGGGCCACTCAGACCAGCAGAAAGCCCTCGCTACTTCACCTTGGAGAAGGCAGGGCAGTGTCCTTGTACAATCCCCTTGCAAGAAAGGCTattgggtttgggttggtttaGGGATTTTTCCACCCCTGATTTGTTTCATTGCTGGTGTTGTTAAAACTTTTCACTCCTTCTCCTGACCTGTGCCCAGCATTTCTGGAGCAATCTGTTTACGTGTCCTTTGTGGGACTGCAGCCTCACTGAGTTAAAGCACAGCTTTGCCGAGCAAGCGTTGGTCCTTGGAGCTCAGCCCAGTCTGCTCCACAGCACCAGTCATGCTACCAATGCCACTTTAAAAAGCATAGTGGTTTCTTGTGTTTATGCAGTACAAAGAATGTCACTTGGCTAGGACTTTAATAGCTATTTTCAACATGGGTAGCAAAGCCAAGATTTTCCTTCTAAGTTTAGGTATTACCTAGAATGAGGTGCAGCCAGAACTACAAATCAGCCCTGTAGCAAACATGCCGTACAGAAAGAATCCTCTTCAGTCAAGGAAGAAAGGAATGctcttttccatttaaatgaaattatcaAAGTCATGCACAAGGAATAAGGGGTGGTTAAACTTTCAGAAACTTCAGTGTAACCTGAGAGCTCAGTCCCTACTTGTCCTCTCACTTCAATATTGAAAACTTGATGTGATTTGCCTGCCTCTGTATCCCTAACTGGAGTCTGAGTAGCTCAGGTAGATTTACACAAACTTTGTTTCCAAGAGATCAGTATCTTCTGCCCAGCCACTTccacagcatttattttctaGATGAGGTATTCAAAGCAGGTTAATGCATACTgctctgtgtgtttatttttactaCTCTGAAGTTATAAAGCTCGCTGTATGTTACTGCACAAAATTTGTAATAACCTGCTGTTCAGCATTCAAGGTGGTGTATTACCAGAGCTTGCCTCACCTTGCCAGAATACAGAGTTTCATTCAGTGCTGTTTCAAAGCAATTGCTGAAATTTGGTTACAAGGTGGCTAATGGCCACTGCAGCcttggaagaggaggaagacaTGCTCACCAGTACTTTTTCAGACTGCATAAAAAGTAATAGGTAGGTTTAGAAATCCATGAAGTAAATTACTCCAGTAGTTCAGTCTACTGGTAGCAGAATTGCTAAAACAACAGAAGCTAGCTTAAAATCTTTCCTCATGAATGGTGCTCTGCAAATAGCAAGAGGGTAAAAGACCAGTTTAATTACTCTGGATTAAGATACTTCAGTTTTCACACAGGATTTCCCCATCACCATGGCATGCTAACTAGTGCTTGAAGTAGCATGTATCACAATGTTCTccacaaactttaaaaaaccccaaataaccAATATACAACAAATTCCTTTCCAGTTTTTTTCAGGTATTAAATTAATGCAGAAAAGCAAGTTTGAAAGAAATATCTGAGTTCTCAGCTAACAACTGCTCTGATAGTAGAAATGGTAACTAAGCAGTCAAAGAGTTGATGGAGTTTAGTTTAAAAAGATATTCAACAGAGAGACACGTGAAATTTTAAGACTGAAATGCAGGACAAGGGCAATTTACCTCTCCCAGTGTCTTGGTTTAGGGACTTGGCAAGAGTGGTTTGATGCAAGACCAAGACACTCCTATGCACTAAGTGGATTTGTCTGCATTAGGACATAGGACAGTTATACCAAAAAACAGGCAGTAGGAATTCAGCTGTTTTCCAGTCCAGCTGGCAAGAGTGGGCCCCCACAAGAGCAGTGAGTAAGCAGGAGTGGTTCAGAACCTGTCATGGGAGATGCAGCCAGTCCAAGGCAtgcagctgctttctgctcagttttaagagagaaggaaatggcAGCCAAAACCTCATGACCATTGTATAACCAGTTCAAGCCATTAAGTGTTCTGACAATGAAGCATATAGTCAAAAGAACATATTTCAAAGTAAGAACACAATGGTTCCAACAAGCCAAACCGCCTGAGCTGGTTCCCATTTGTGCCCATGACTTCCTGAGTGCACAAGTTTTGTTTCTGCCACCAGGATGTTCCTGGTGGTGCTCCTGGAAAAGCAACAAGTACAGCTGacacagcagaacagagcagTACCATTTAATGCACTTGAAATAATACCAGTTGGATCAGTCCCTGCCTACAAACAAGAACTCTCCCTTGAAAAGCTCAATGTTGCCAGAGTTTTTGGAGCACCTTACTgatatttctttgtttatttctgtATCATTGTCACTACATGTACCAAGAATAATGCAGTGGCAGAAGGACCAAGACATGCCAGCCAAAGGCTCACAGTGAGTCCTTTTTCTATGAGAACCACATCTGGCAGATTGAAGTTCAGAAGCAATGTTAACATACTGGAAATGGAAACAGTGAGGCAGACACTTACCTACCAAATtagtttcttaaataaatagGACAAGCTGGGGATTAAAACTAGGAaactacaggaagaaaaaaaaaaataaaaaaaccaaaggtGAATGAGAGATAAAAGCAGAGGCAAGACATATACAAGATGAAGGACTAACAGCCAGAAGCTACTTACCCAAAAATAGGAACTGACTGCATAAGATCACGAGTTGTGTGCCAGAGAGCTTCAAGACATTTTTTTCACCCAACTTCTAAGTAAGTTTTAGCTGAGGCAGACAAACTTTAAGATCTCTAATGCACACTTTCATTCCCAGCCTAATAATTCTAACTAGTTTACAACTTTCTTCCAAGTGTCCTGTCAAAAGGATCCCACTTGTGAACTACACAGACATTATATTTAGTAAAAAAGGCATCTAGAAAGATCAGAGATCAactttcagtgttttatttttttgaaacagATACAATATTTTTCCAAGGTCACTTTACAGTAAGTGGCATACAGGCtattaaaatggaaacattCATACAGACATTTCAGCTTAAATGTGTACAGTGCATTCGACAACACAAAAActgtatttaacattttttctcaCTCCAGAATAATTTGGCAGCTTCAAAAAGCTAACACACATTTCCATTCTCAAAATCAATTGACGGAAAAATGATAAACCCAAAACTGCAACTTGCCCCAGCCCAGGAACCACGCTCATCTCAGCAAGGACCTCTTGGAAGATCGCGCTGCACTCGTACAGCTGTCCTTCTCACGGCCCTCAAAGTACTGCTGCTCTATTCGCCGACAGAACGCCGTGAGATTGCTGTAGTTCTTCACTTTTTCAGAGAGTTCATCAGTGATTAGTTGAGTAGTAAGGATTGTGAACAGATGTCCAAACACCAGAGCATCTAGTTCAGTTGgtctgtaaaaaaaaacaaaaacaccagaCAAAAAGAACAGGTATTTTAAAGACAAGTCCTGATCAAGAAAAACCCTGCTGTTCTGAGTAACCTTTAGATAGCCATGCAGTCTAAGAATTGGGATGAAATCAAGCAAGGCTAACCAAATGTATGAAATCTGTGTATAGGGTATATTAAGAACCCTTCTTGTTCTCAGGATggcatttttcttgctttaggGAGCTTGGAAATGTGGAAATAACATGTCTTAGATCAGACAGACTTACTGATCTACTTTCAAACCATGTTCCACCTTTTAGTCCAGTAACGAGGGCAAATGCTTATCAGGTGTTTTgtggctcttttttttcttctgcagatgtgtattaaaaaaaaaatccaactatTATCttacaaggggaaaaaaaaggagacgAGTGGAAGCTTACAACTCCCATTCCTTTTTTTGTGCTCTGCAACAGTTCAGAACTATTCAACCAACAAGAAAGGGAGTTCCAGCAGCCATAAACATCTCTTTTCTGAAAGGGGAttacacagaagaaaacaggTATTTTGGGACTGTTTTAGGTATGACCCTCTGAACTGTCACCTTGGACCTTTAAGTAGTCCatgtaaaaataacttttttcatatatattaaTAACTTCAGAGTCTCCCTTTATTAACGTTCAAGGTATGCAGCATGAAGCTTTCCTAACTGataaaattttcatctttttatttgTGAATCACTAAGCACTCTCCAGTGGAGATATGGTCCCCTGCATAACAAACTTTTATCTGTCAGAAACAGGCTGCTTTCCTTATTTACCTCCCAAAGACTCAAAGAACTCACAGACTGAAAACTACTGGATTAAAAACACATCCTTTCTTAGTAATATTTCAGACAGCTAAAAAATTTAAAGGTTGAAACTGTACCAAAAAAGCCTGGtcaacaaccaaccaaaacaaattcCCCAAGTTACAGTTCTTTagaaatacagacagaaaacaTAAGAGATACTATGTGTAATAATCATAGGAGAAGATGCAATTTAAAATCATCTCTATAAGGCATATTTCTGAATCCTCTGAATTAACATTACCCAACTAGTCTCAATTTGGAACAGATTAATGCAGACAAAAGACAGGTAACAGAAAAGTAACCAAATGCTGCCATTCGAAGACATCTCCTGTTCAAATGCAGTAAACTGAAATCCAGACCTGAGCATTTCTAGACTGATCTATGCACAGGAGACAAGAGGAAGCTAAGGTGATGTTATTTAAATCtgtaacatttcaaaaatagtGAATTAttggagacaaaaaaaatttaaaagaacatATTGCAATTGAAAGAAATCAGTGAGAGCAGAGGACATTCCATGgaggtaatttcttttttctttcctggcaATGTGAGTCTTTCACTTTGTATTTAGTTCTTTGTGGACCAGCTAGCTTCTCCCCCAATTCTCAGAACTCACAAGCACCCTCATGCTAATTCAGTTCATTCAAAACTGCTCCTGGTGTTAAGACAAGCTGTCCTGATCAGGTTAGCAGAACATATATTCACTCCTCTAGCAGAGAATGTTACCCAAGAAATACAAGTAAAGCTTTAAATGTATCATTTTTAATAAGAAACTAACTATACAAAAATGTACATTTGTAGCCTACCTAAGTTGTGGTAGAATCTGTAGAGAAGACAAGCAAGAGTAAAACAAAATCATAAATATAACAAAATTACAGAAGCTTCCCCTTTAAAACCTTTAAACACTTATTCCTGAAATTTCATGTTTAGATTCCAGTCACACATTTCTATTTTTGCAACTAATCACACagcattaaaatacattttatataaatatatttaatacagatataaatacagatataaatacatttatatctGTGTAGGTATATACCTATATCTCATATTGCTGGATGCAATCTTTCAATGAAGAGTAACTTACTGCTTATTGAAGAAATATGGTTGTGTTCCTAATCTCTGGGAGAGAGCATGACAGCACTGATCTACATCTTCAAGCACCTATGAAAACAcacaagaaagaaagatttaTACTGTCAGGAAGTAACACCATTGCAAGAAATAACCTCCTCATTCTATTTGCACCAACAGCAGGAACAAGGAACATAACATGTTGGAATCTCAAAAGCTGTTAAAGTCAGTCAAACCTACACAGCAGGCAGGTAGCAAAGTGTTACCTAATCCAACATTTGATGTAAGGCAATTCTGATTAAGTGCTTCCCATAACATTTATAACTAAGCTTAATGAAAGCTACTGAATTAAAGCTCACAACCTGCCACAACCCCACAGAGAGTGCCTATCAGCATCATACAGGAAGCAGGGCACAGAACTTAGAACCTATTTTCAGGACTATGGCCTAAACTAATACTGACAGAGCTGCACACTTGTGGCAAAACATCTTTCTTCTCACCCCATCAGGTTGCACATAATTTAAGATTTACTGCTGCTGAAGGGAAATACCTGACTCCTGATAATGCTTTAAGTACACAATATACATTTCAATACATCTGTTTCAGAAACATGCTACTCTCCAATGccgatttaaaaaaaaatcagaaggaaaacagggTAAAAAATCAGGTTCAGTTTTCACACTTACCTGTTCAAGTGTCTTTCCAGCCCATCCGATGGCTTTCATCTTTCTCCTAACCTCCCACTGCTTCTGATAGGACAAAATGCGGTTAAGAGGCCACGGGTAAGGAGAGCCATACCTTGGGTGAGTAATCTTTGTCAAAAAACAGAACGGCACTGTGTTataatacaagaaaataaagatacCTCTTGAACAAAACAGctaatatttaaacatttctctCAGACAAGGAGCTGTAGAAGAGGAAAGCAGTTGTGTGTATGTTGTAACTATTTGCACAGAATCCACCATTTGCAGCATAACTATTTAAAGTTATTATTTCAGAAACATAAACAAAACCTGTATCTATTCTGCAGTCAGCTCCCTCCAGTAACACAGCTTCCCTAAAATACATATGCAAGTGAAATTAAAGTGAAAAGACTTTATCATTAATGGTATAAATCCCCATGTTTCATTTATGAGTAGGGACTTCAGTTGTGAGCAGAAGTGTTTTctcattaaattttaattaggATAAATGCTGCGGAACCACTCACCTCCTCTACTGTAACATCATCACACCACTGGAGATAGAGctaggaaaagaaagaacactTACTAAAACTTCCTAATAAAGGAGAATACAGAGGTAATTATTTTTCACTagtagaattttctttttaaattagattaaaatttccatttcatttcttctcttaaACCTATGAtgtacaaaagaaattaaaactggAAGGCAAAAGCCCAGCTGCTAGTCCTTACTTCACCAGCACCAGAAGTAAGCTGAGACCAAAAGCCTGCTGGTGTTGCCCACAGCACACGCAGCTGAAGGCACAGGTGACCAGCCCTCAGCTCCTCAGTCACCTGCACCTTCCCCTTGCCTCCAACACCGTCCCCACGCCGGGACTGAGGCACCTGAACTGGCCTCAGACAGAGCCCAGAGGATCCCGGGCTCCCACCACGCACAGGGTGCAcatggggacagtgacagcgGCGTGCCTGCCAGCCAAGGGAGCGGGAGAACCCAGGAACCACCGGCATTGTCTGGTCAGGTACTCCTACAGCTGTGTGACACACTTGACATGGCTGAGGGGAATCACACGTGGCTACAGGAACAAGTCAGCAAGCAATCCACAGTGTAAgagaatttatttctgtctcctttcaCCTGAAAAGCTGAAGACCTAAGAACAGCCTTATTTCCACTACAGGGAAAAATCCTAAAGTTTTCTTGCCTACACTTATGTAAGTGTGTGGAGTAACGAGGGTGTGCTGTACCTCTGCTGTCAAGAGCATATTATTGACCAATTCCATGTAGGCTTTCATCTCAGCTTTTTGGACTTCATCTAATCCATCACTCAGAGAATGGCCCTAGTGgggaaaagacaaaagacaCACATGTAAGAACAGGTATTGGAATATGCAGCAACATATGACCCAAGGACCTTTAATATCAGTGAGCTTTGGCTCAGATCCTAATCTCTTACATAGTGCAGTAACAAATTACATATGAAATTTTTACATACAGTATCCTTTTCGATTAAAGCCAAATCATCATAATGTAACTAATCTATAAGACATCTAATTTAGATTATTATCACTTATAGATGAACATACTTTGAGCACACCACCTCCTGGTTAGTGCACCCCTATGGCAAGAAGTAAACACAAATTTACATCTGTGATACAGATTCAGCTTCCAGTGAAAAcatggcattttttaaaatagaggGGACAGCTCAGGGGTGGAAGAATACAGGCAAATTTCAACAGTATATGACATTTCAGGATTTTAAACAGTCAGTTCTGGGTTTAAGACTTCTGAGACTCAGAGACAAAGCATGTAGAGAAACAGTCTCAGAAACTGGCACTGCTATGCAGCTGTTCTGTAGAGAATTTACTTGCAGATTTGAagaaatgacaaagaaaaaaaatttcaccTCACAAACTCCTGTTCCACaatatctttcttttaaaatagcaCTAGGTTCCTATATTGTGTTAAGAAATTGAGTAACATTCCAGAAAAGCACACTGAATCAGTGCAATGCAAAGCAGGATTAACATTCAGTAATTAATGAAAACAATGTACTATTACCTTGGCTTTTACAAACTGGACTATGGGCCCAAGTTCAGATACTACTTGATTTCCCACATGAATAAAGGGTACTTTGCCTGTAAAACAAGAAATGTATTGTAGTAATGAGACAGAGGGTggtggagagagagaagggaacaaATGCAAACCTTCTCTGAATTATCATTAAACCAATATAAAGAAAGGAAACGAGGTAAGTGAGTAAAAGTGGGTAAAACCAGCAAAGTACTAAGGACAAAAAGGAGTAAAGGAGTGAGGGCAAAAGAATACAAGTAATTCTGCCTACATTTAAAATTGAAGCAGTATCATTTTCCCTCTTGTGCTCCTTGTTTTTAGAAGAAGGAAGTGTTCAGACCTACATTACAACATTAGATGCCAGCAAGTGTGGACATAAGGTCTAAGtagcagagaagctgtagcATGTAACTGTCATCAGTCCTAGTCCTGCACATGCAAGATGTTCCTGTGTGCCTGGATTCAGCACTTCAAAGCTCTATTAACTAACAGATAACTAATATACCTGCATATTTTGCTGGGTTTTCGCTCCTGCCAAGCAACTGttggttttgggtgttttttaaatAGTCTCATTTCACTGCTTTAACCAAAAATATCAGTACCAGCAGTAGAATCCATACAGCTGGCAGACATACACTGACAGGCACTTCCATATGGCAGCCATCAGCCACAGCCAGGCAATCAGTAAATATGGAGCTCCTCACACAACAAAAATCTGGGACACACTATGAAGATCACTGGACTTCGGCACCCTGCGTTCTGCaattctttctgatttttaggCAATATTCTGAAGCTGTCATCTGGGCATTTTTTGGCAGTCACCTCCAACAAAAATGGGCTGTATACCTTTCTAATACTTAACTTTTTGGTggtgggtttggatttttttccagacagtCTCATGGATCTGAAGAAGATTTAAAATCACCTGTCACCTTTAATAATGACAATGCACCCTTTGGACTCCTGACCATCAACTCCCACACAGAGGAACAAAAGAGAACCTTTTTCCAGTATTGTTTGCTCCAGCAATAGGAAAATACAACAGCACTTCCTGGAACATTCCCTGGATGCAGAATAAAGCCACATTTGGACACATACGTCTTTCTGCTTGAGGACATTTGCGAGGTTTCCACCAGGCACTGAACCGTGTGAACACTTTCTACAGGCACTGTTACACGTTGTGCCAGCGTTACTTCTCATTTCACTGTTTTGATTGTTTGCAGAGGATAAACTGCActggagaggagggggaaaggcaAGGCACACACAGGAGCACTGCCCGACTGTTATCAGCCAGACAAGGCACAGTTGCCATGGTACCAAAATGGAGGTGTAACACAGTAATCGAAATGAAGGCCACACTTACCAGATGGGGACATGTACTCTGCGTTTGCCCTGCAAATCACCCGCACTGGCAGATTGCACATTTGCAAAAAGGCCTGGAAACAAAGAGGCACATTTGAAAAGCAGTAATACACCAGCAGCAAACAAATGTGGTGTTCTCAATACATTTGACTGTGTTAGCTGGTTCCTAGCACACAGATATACTTCCTTGCATACTgttttagggaagaaaaaacaaaggtaagtaacagaaaaacagaggtGGTTTTAATTTCATTAGACAACTGTTTATCATTCAAACACTGACAGGAATTCTTCTAATGTAGTTTCATctattttcactgctttttcaaGATGGCCAAAGAAGCAGTATCTGACAAACACAATTAGTGCTGTGGCTGTACAAAACTGAGTGACATTTTGCACCTTTTAAAAACCACAGTACTCATTTCTCCTGGCCAAAGCTGGCTAGTCAAGGTAATGTTGT
Protein-coding sequences here:
- the MTX2 gene encoding metaxin-2; the protein is MSLVAEAFVTQLAAAEPWPENAALYQQLKEEQILLSDNASSLAVQAFLQMCNLPVRVICRANAEYMSPSGKVPFIHVGNQVVSELGPIVQFVKAKGHSLSDGLDEVQKAEMKAYMELVNNMLLTAELYLQWCDDVTVEEITHPRYGSPYPWPLNRILSYQKQWEVRRKMKAIGWAGKTLEQVLEDVDQCCHALSQRLGTQPYFFNKQPTELDALVFGHLFTILTTQLITDELSEKVKNYSNLTAFCRRIEQQYFEGREKDSCTSAARSSKRSLLR